DNA from bacterium:
GCCTTGGGCATCACGTTTATGCAGTGCATGCACTTGAAGCAGTTCGAGTTGTCGATCGCGAAGGCCTTGCCGTCCCACTTGATGCAGCCGGTCGGGCAGCGGTCGACCACGTCTTCCTGGATGTCGACCCGGCCGCCCTTGACATAGGCGTTCAGCTCTTTCTGGTCGATCTGGATGTTGTCGCGCCAGGTGCCGATGATCGACATGTCGGAGCGGGCGACCGAGGCCACGCAGTCGTTGGGACAGCCGGCCATCTTGAACTTGAACTTGTAGGGGAAGGCCGGACGGTGCAGCTCATCCTGGAAGTGCATGGTCAGGTCGTGGGTGAACCCCATGGTGTCGTAGCAGGCCCACTCGCAACGCGCCTGTCCGCAGCAGCAGCTGGGCGTACGCACGTCCGAGCCCGAGCCGCCGAGGTCGAAGCCGATCTCGGTCAAGTCCGAGAAGGTGGGCTCCAGCGCTGCGGTCTTCGCGCCCAGCAGGATGATGTCACCGGTGGAGCCGTGCATGTTGGTCAGCCCGGAACCGTGCTTCTCCCAGACATCGCAGAGCTTCCTGAGGACTTCCGAAGTGTAGAACCAGCCGGCCGGCTGGTTGACGCGAATGGTGTGAAACTCGGAACACTCGGGATATTCCTTGGGCAGATCGCTGTAGCGACCGATGACGCCGCCGCCGTACCCCATGACTCCGACCAGGCCGCCATGCTTCCAGTGACCGATCCTGTCCTTGTAAGAGCGCTCGAGGATTCCCATCTGGTCGTTGGCCATCGGGTTCTTCGCCGCGCTCTTCTTCATCTCCGTCACGAAGCTCGGCCACGGGCCCTTTTGCAGCTCGTCGAGCAAGGGCGTTTCCCGTAACTTCTCCGCCATAGCTTCCCCTTTCCACGCCTGTGGGTAAGGCATCGCGGGCAACCCCCGGCGCCGCCGTTCATCGGCGCGCGTCCGCGGGGA
Protein-coding regions in this window:
- the dsrA gene encoding dissimilatory-type sulfite reductase subunit alpha, with the translated sequence MAEKLRETPLLDELQKGPWPSFVTEMKKSAAKNPMANDQMGILERSYKDRIGHWKHGGLVGVMGYGGGVIGRYSDLPKEYPECSEFHTIRVNQPAGWFYTSEVLRKLCDVWEKHGSGLTNMHGSTGDIILLGAKTAALEPTFSDLTEIGFDLGGSGSDVRTPSCCCGQARCEWACYDTMGFTHDLTMHFQDELHRPAFPYKFKFKMAGCPNDCVASVARSDMSIIGTWRDNIQIDQKELNAYVKGGRVDIQEDVVDRCPTGCIKWDGKAFAIDNSNCFKCMHCINVMPKALAPGKDRGATILLGSKAPIIGGALLSSVLVPFIKMDEGYDDIHELAEAIWDLWGEHGMNRERVGEFIQRIGLGNFLEQIGLDPEPEMIMHPRTNPYIFFELDEEEE